From Flaviflexus ciconiae:
CCACCAACATCATTGCGGGCACGCACTTCGTAGACGTATCGGCGGAAGCCCTACCAGTCTTCCTCAATCATGCGAGCGACGGATGGGGCGGTGATCGGAAAGCTCCGTCAGTGCCGCATCAGCACCATGTCGTCAACGTGAACCGCCGGGCGGCCTGCGCCAGCTACACCGGCGGAGGCACGGAGCCTTTCAGAATCCCAGCCAGCCAGTCCTCGGGCAACGAGGTTGCCGTCGGGTCCGATGATGTCGATGGGATCACCCGGATCGAAGGTTCCGACGACGTCGGTGACACCGACGGCGAGAAGCGAGTTGCCACCGGATTCCAGGGCAGCAACCGCACCAGCATCAAGCCGAAGCTGACCGGATGACTGTGCCGCATGGGCGATCCACAACGCTCGAGCGTTCGACTTGGTGCCGGTGGCAGCGAACCAGGTGCCGACCGGCTCTCCTGCGAGGGCCCGACCGAGATTGTCGGCCGAGGTGACGATGGTGGGGATACCGAAGGCGGTCGCCATGCGGGCGGCGGTTACCTTGGTTGCCATGCCACCGGTACCGAAGGAGCTACCCCTGCCGGTGATCGAATAGTTCTGAAGCTCGGACATGTCACCCACGAAGGGGATCCGGCGCGAGCCGGGTTCCTTGGGCGGGCCAGAGTAAAGAGCATCCACATCCGTGAGCAAGAGCAGGAAGTCAGCATCAATGAGGTGGGCGATGAGAGCTGCGAGACGGTCGTTGTCTCCCAGCCTGAGTTCCGAGGTGGCCACCGCATCGTTCTCGTTGACGATGGGAACGATCCCCATAGTCAGTAGCCGGTCGAGAGCCAGGCGAGCGTTGCGGTAGTGGTTGCGGCGAATTACATCGTCGGCGGTGAGCAGGACTTGGCCGATGCTGATGTTGTGGGCGTTGAAGCGCTCGCTGTATTCGGCCATAAGCTTTGTTTGACCGACCATGGAGGCGGCCTGAAGCCCCGCCATGTCCGTCGGCCGCGACGTCATGCCGAGACTGCCGACGCCCGCGGCGACGGCGCCGGAGGAGACGAGCGCGAAGCGCTGGTCCCTGCTGTATGCCTCTGCGAGAGTGTCAGAGAGGATATTGAGCTGTTCGTGGTTCAGTGTGCCGTCGGGCAACGTTAGGGAGGAGGATCCGACCTTGACAACGAACTTGGGGGCGCTGGGGACGAGCGACCTGTTGGCCAGTCCCCACTTTATTGATCCGCTGGTCACTGCTCCTCCGGATCGGTCCAGACTCCGGACTCGCGCTCCGTCCACAGTTCTTGGCGAGCAGCTTCTTGAGCGTCCATCTTCTCGTAGAAGGCATCCCGCTTTTCCTGACGGGTGGGGCGAGAGGACTCTTCGAAGCGAAGATCCGTACCGCGGGGGCCAAGGAGCTCTGCACCGGTTGCCATGGTGGGCTCCCAGTCAAACACCACTCCCCCGTCGACATCGCCGATCACGACTGTGTCGCCAGCAAGAGCGCCTGCCTTAACGAGTTCATCCTCAACCCCGAGCTTCGCGAGTCGGTCGGCCAGGTAGCCTACGGCCTCGTCGTTGTCGAAGTTGGTTTGGCGGACCCAGCGTTCGGGCTTATCACCAAGGACCTGGTAGAAGGTGCCGGAGCTGCCGCCAAGGCGGTTGATGTGGAACTCGTTGCGGGCGCCACGCGGCTCGGGCCGCAGAACGATCGGTGCGGGCTCTTCCTCGGGCTGGTTCTCGCGTACCTCGGTAACGAGAGCCGCAAGAGCGAAGGAGAGTTCACGTAGTCCCTCGCGGGACACTGCGGAGACAATGTGGACCGGGTACTTCGTGCGCAGGTCCTCGGCAACAAACTCTGCCAGTTCCTTGGCTTCGGGCACGTCGGCCTTGTTGAGAACAATGAGGCGAGGGCGTTCCATGAGCGGCAGGTGGCCATGGGTGGGCGGGATCTGCTGGGAGTAGATCTCAATCTCCCGCTCCAGTGTCATGAGATCAGACTCGGGATCGCGTCCCGGCTCCAGGGTGGCGCAGTCAAGCACGTGAACAATAACTGCACAGCGTTCAATGTGGCGCAGGAACTCGAGACCGAGTCCCTTCCCTTCCGAGGCGCCGGGAATAAGGCCGGGGACATCGGCAATCGTGTACCGAACGTCCCCAGCATCAACCACACCGAGGTTCGGAACCAAGGTGGTGAACGGGTAGTCGGCAATCTTGGGCCGTGCGGCGGACATGGAGGCGATGAGGGATGACTTGCCGGCCGAGGGGAAGCCCACGAGAGCAACGTCGGCGACGGACTTGAGCTCGAGAACAACGTCGATCTGTTCACCCGTGTCACCGAGCAGGGCAAAGCCGGGGGCCTTGCGCTTC
This genomic window contains:
- the proB gene encoding glutamate 5-kinase, with the translated sequence MTSGSIKWGLANRSLVPSAPKFVVKVGSSSLTLPDGTLNHEQLNILSDTLAEAYSRDQRFALVSSGAVAAGVGSLGMTSRPTDMAGLQAASMVGQTKLMAEYSERFNAHNISIGQVLLTADDVIRRNHYRNARLALDRLLTMGIVPIVNENDAVATSELRLGDNDRLAALIAHLIDADFLLLLTDVDALYSGPPKEPGSRRIPFVGDMSELQNYSITGRGSSFGTGGMATKVTAARMATAFGIPTIVTSADNLGRALAGEPVGTWFAATGTKSNARALWIAHAAQSSGQLRLDAGAVAALESGGNSLLAVGVTDVVGTFDPGDPIDIIGPDGNLVARGLAGWDSERLRASAGVAGAGRPAVHVDDMVLMRH
- the obgE gene encoding GTPase ObgE produces the protein MASFVDRVVLHAKAGNGGNGCVSVRREKFKPLGGPDGANGGNGGDIILEVDPQVTTLLSYHRSPHQAATSGKPGEGDLRIGKSGEDLILGVPSGTVVKSMNGDILADLVGPGAQYMLAKGGQGGLGNAALASPKRKAPGFALLGDTGEQIDVVLELKSVADVALVGFPSAGKSSLIASMSAARPKIADYPFTTLVPNLGVVDAGDVRYTIADVPGLIPGASEGKGLGLEFLRHIERCAVIVHVLDCATLEPGRDPESDLMTLEREIEIYSQQIPPTHGHLPLMERPRLIVLNKADVPEAKELAEFVAEDLRTKYPVHIVSAVSREGLRELSFALAALVTEVRENQPEEEPAPIVLRPEPRGARNEFHINRLGGSSGTFYQVLGDKPERWVRQTNFDNDEAVGYLADRLAKLGVEDELVKAGALAGDTVVIGDVDGGVVFDWEPTMATGAELLGPRGTDLRFEESSRPTRQEKRDAFYEKMDAQEAARQELWTERESGVWTDPEEQ